The Arvicola amphibius chromosome 4, mArvAmp1.2, whole genome shotgun sequence genome includes the window GAGTACAAGGTGTAGACAAGCTTTGCAGTTGTAGGTGTGGTCAGACGGGGCCCAAGTGCATGACTTGCCTGTGATGAGAAGATCGTTGTGTCTGTGGCCTGTGTGCTTAGTGACCTTCAAACATGTAAGATATATGTGTGATGGAATGCAGAATTTTGTGTCATGTCTCTTCAGTCTCCATATGTAGTCTCAAGAGTCTATATACACTCCAAGAGTTTTCATATACACTCTTCAGCAGTCTCCATATGCATCCAGCAGTCTCCATATACATCTAACACTCTCCATATACATCCAACAGTCTCCATATACATCCAACGGTCTCCGTATACATCCAACGGTCTCCGTATGCATCCAATGGTCTCAATATACATCCATCAGTCTCCATATACATCCAACACTCTCCATATACATCCAACGGTCTCCATATACATCCAACGGTCTCCGTATGCATCCAACGGTCTCCATATACATCCAACGGTCTCCATATACATCCAACGGTCTCCATATACATCCAACGGTCTCCATATACATCCAACAGTCTCCATATACATCCAACGGTCTCCATATACATCCAACAGTCTCCATATACATCCAACGGTCTCAATATACATCCAACAGTCTCCATATACATCCAACGGTCTCAATATACATCCAACACTCTCCATATACATCCAACGGTCTCCATATACATCCAACACTCTCCATATACATCCAACGGTCTCCATATACATCCAACACTCTCCATATACATCCATCGGTCTCCATATGCATCCAACGGTCTCCGTATACATCCAACGGTCTCCGTATACATCCATCGGTCTCCATAGTGTCCATCCATTCTTTGGGAGTCAGTCCTGCACGGTCAGCCTCCCTCGTGTTAGTAACAGTGCCTCTACTGGGTGTTCTCCCACCCAACCTCATGTACAGTATTTTTCCACTGTCTCTGTATGGGGCTGTGCCGCTCCTGAGATATTTCTGTGTGTCTCATTGATGGGTTGCTCACACTAGCTCCTGCAACTCTTAGAACGGAAAACATGTAAATGTCTATTCCCGTTCAGTAGGACAACCCTCGCATTCTGAAGACAGACagctagaggctgaggcaggatgatctcaaaTTTAAAGCCACCCTGGTATCAACTATATAGGAAGCCCCAtctcaagaaaaacaattaagtaaataaataagactaGTTCATATGCTTTTATTCCAGGACCATGGGAGATTAAATTTTGCACTAATAAAGCAACAACTATATCCCTAAAAGCAGTCTAAATGTCACAATTCTCATAGCCATGGGTATGTATATTTTTTTGTAGGATGAGGAAATAAAGATGGATATTCATATGAATTGTAGTTTAGACTAATATCTAAGTGAAGTAATCACTGAAGgtaaagttgagaatcactgaagtAAGTTGTTTAAATACCTTTTGTACTGAAACTATACAAATCCTGGTAGAAAATGTCTTTTAGCTAAATATGATTGCTATGGTTCTATTTTACCCAAAATTACTGTATTTGAATTTTTCAGCAGAGCCAGATCTTCAGGAtcaaccaaaaaggaaaagaattagaAGGCACAAAtccaagaaaaatattcaaaacctCAATGATGTTGTTCTAAAGCAAGCAGAATTAGAGACACAGCCAGGGCTTTTGCAAGAGAAAATGCACCCCCAGCTTCCAGATGCCCCCATGatgagcaaaaataaaagaaagaagctgaaaaagaagCTGCAGcttaggaggaagagagaggccgGCTCCATCGCCAAGCCCTGTGGGATCAGTTTCCTGTATCAGCCCGAGAGCGGCAGTGAGGCCGAAGGGGACGGCATCGCAGGGGGAGAGACCGAGGAGGACCAGGAGGGCTCTGTCACAGGCGCCACCCAGGAAGACATTAAGCTTGCCAACAGCAAGGCCGACAGCATCCTGAGTTTTCTCAGGTCAAcacaagaaatttatttttatgatggtaCGGTGTCCCTTCTACCCATGTCTTCCTTTGAATGGTGGCAGCCACTCAATATTAGGAAAATAACTAGTGTCGTAAAATGCTTCAATTGTTACTGCATAAAACACATTAAAGTGtgagtcttatttatttttcacattgcTCTAATAAGATGTCTGATAGAAGAAACTTAAGGAAGAAGGGGATTTACTGGCCTCCATATATCATTTTACATATAATGAAGAGAGGCCATCTTGGTAGGGAAGTCAGTCTCGCTCgcgcgttctctctctctctctctctctccctctctctctccctctccccctctctctctctctctccctctctctctctctctccctctctctccctctctctctctttttccaggATCCAAATCTGAAAGGGTACCTAGCCACAGTGGGTGGATCTTCCAATTGTAATTAGCCCTAAGTGATATAATCCACCATGGACTTGCCCATAGGGCCATCTCGCAGCTGATTCTAGTTGATAATTAGGATCAGCCATCACAGTGTTCTAAGTAAacagcaagttccaagtcaaAACCCAGACTATTTCAATTCTTTCTAACATGAACTGTGTTCGCCCACGGCTCCTACATGTTGTTTCTCCTGTGCACCTTGTGGGAAACAACAGCCAGCACCGTGAAGCTGGGGTTCCCACTTTGAAGTTGGGCTCCTGCCATGAAGTTTGGGTTCCCACCATGAAGTTGGGGCTCCCTCGTGCCCCCGTGAAGTTGGGGTTCCCACATGTGGATTGTGCTTATGAGCTTTGCGTCTCTAAAGTCAGGTTCTGGGATGTGTTGGTGTTGGAGGCTGTGTTTCTAAAAGCAGACCATCTCAGCTGCTGCTTGAACCGGCTGCTCGTTTTTATTAGCTGCAGAGAAGTGAACGAGCCACAGCTTTTCCTAGAGGCACCCTGGCTTTTCCTTTTCATGTACAACCTGCTGGCCTCAGTTTTCAGTAAGCATTTTTGAGTAACTGCATGTACATTTATATAggatctgaaaaaaataatgatctaTTCTCCTGGTTGACAATTGCTCATTTTCATACTGTTTGATTAGCAATTGACCTAAGGACCAGAAGGAACTGGTGCCAATCAGCGTCCACTGTGATCACATTCAGAACAAGATGCACTGAAAGTTGGCTCTCCCATCTGGATGGCATCACTGGGGCATCTAGGGAAAGGTGTGGGTGCACTAGATGCcgatgccagccagccagtggATGTTCTTGAGAGTAGAGTTGTGTGAGAGGTAACTGTAATGATGTGTGTGAAATGCCCCCTACACAGCAGGTCTGACACTCAGCTGTAATTCGGGAAGACGGCAGGCAGAACAGGAGGTGTTCCTGGAGACGACAGCTGAGCTTTTCAAAGTGATAAAGGCCATATAGGCTCCAGCAGGacagtcttagttagggtttctattgccgtggagaaacaccatggccacggcagatcttataaaggaaaacgtttaattggcactggcttacagttcagaggttcagtccattattgtcatggagtggagcatggtagcatgcagacagacatggcgctggagaaggagctgagagtttctacacccagatctgcaggcagcaggaagagagagacacggggcctggcttgagcttctgaaacctccagtgacacacttcctcccctctggCCACACcttttccagcaaggccacacctcctaagagcacctctccctggtgaccaagcattcaaatctctGAGCCTGCGTTGGCCATTCATATTTAAACAGCCACAAGGACTGACACAGAGAGTGTCGCATGTAAGCACACCATCAACCACAGGAAGCTGATGACACAGAAAACCCTGAAGTTGGAAAATATGGTCCATACTACAATGGAATTGTATCCAGCTGCAAGGAGGTTGAAGCTGTGACCCTTCCAGGAAACTAAAACTAAGACCATCACTGATGTTCAGTGAAGCAAGCCAGACTGAGATGTACAGATACTGCAATTGTGTTTCCCATATGGAAATCTAAGTTTtaatttacgtgtgtgtgtgtgcacgtgtgtgcgtgtgtgtgtgtgtgtgtgtgtgcatgtgtgtatgtgtgtccaggacatggaagtgtgtgtgtgtgtgtgtgtgtgtgtgtgtgtgtgtgtgtgtccaggacaTGGAAGTAGAAAGGGGACcgtgagatggaggaagagatcCAAagacagtggggagggagggacagcagAGGGTATGGAAACCAAGTGACACAGAAGCTGTAGAAGGGACGACTGGTTAGGGACCAGAAAGAGCGGtgatggcagcaggcagaggcagcggTGGGGCAAGTAAGAACCAGGGGTGCATGTGAATATGAAATGAAATCCATTGCTTAGTGTGCTGactaaaataataagtaaataaatagaaagtttaaaagagccacaggaaaaaaaaaaacctattgtcTTTCCAAGACAGATGCCTAGATCAGTGGACCTTTCAGAGAACAAAGCTGACCTCTCAGGTGACTTTTCTTGATTTGTGCTAAGCAGCCAGAACCCTTgctctgttgctgctgtttttaaagACCTGTAGCTTGCCTTTGAACctagtttccttgtctgtctttccctGCTGTTGTCTATGACTCGGGGCATTGTATTATGCTTGGAAGCTGTTTAAACAATCAGCTGCACACAAGCTGGATTTCTGGTGCCGTACCAATAGTGGCACACGCTCGTCTTTCTTCCCATAGTCCTATCCCAGTTCTCTCCTGGGAGCTTGTTACGTTTCACGCATCTCATCGCAAGCAGAAGGTTTATTTGAGGTCTCTGAAAGAAGTGAAGTTTATCTTGAAACTAAGATTCTGTGGGTCTCCTTTCAGAAACTTCCAAAGACTTTGATCCCTCAGTGTGCGTAGAAACAACTGAAGAGCTGCTTCACCTCCTCGAGTCTCGGAGCATGCCCGCCTCAGACGTGCTCATCCTGGACCACCTGAAAACTCTGCTGCTCCTGCAGGACACCGAGAGGCTGCAGAGCGCTCTGAAGATGTTCCCAGAGCATTGTGTCATGCCCCCTGGTAAGTACTGCAGCATCCACTCAAGGGTTTCCCCGGAGAGGAATGTGAAAAGATACTCACAAGACCTAGAACGGAACCTTCAGAGAAAGGGGCTCCGTGTGCTTCTGGTTGGCATTAAAAAAAGTCTCATAATGTATGCGAAAACATATGTGCCACCTAATTTTTGGCCTTTAGGTTACCAGTTTTTTGGGGGCTCTAAGTTTAATTGGAAGTGgaataattcattttgttttcctcttttctgcccTGCCAATTTGGTAGAGGGTGAAGTTTTCTGTCTTTCGATCTTGCAAGTAGGGGTGTCTGCTCTCCACTTCCCTGCTCTCGGATTCGCTGTGAAGCTTCCTTATATTATCCCAGcacagaaaaagacacagagagctCAAACACCTTGTCCATAGCAAAAAACAAATAGGATCTCAGAGGGCCTGTGTGTAATAAAGGGgaaatctcacacacacacacacacacaaacacacacacacacacacacacacacaccccggcaCCAGGTCTCCTAGATACTATATACTACGTGGTTTGGAAGTAAAACATCATATGGACCAAATCAAGGGGAGCCCTGGGATTGGGCCAGAGCTGTGGAGGGGTCCCCTCTGCCCCAACCTCTACCTCCAGGCTTAGGGCTGTCTCGTGTTCTCTCTAGCTGCAATCTTTAGAGGTAGAACCACCCTAAACTAAACTCTAGATGTGTCTTTTCTGGGACCTGTGGCTCACATGCCACTTGGGGTGATTGTAAAACCTGATGTTCAAGAAAAGTCTTGGCCCCTTGGGAAGGGCCTGGAGGGCTGGCAGGTGTGTAGAGATGAACTCCGCCCCCTCGGCTGAGTTTTGGCTGTCATGATACAGCACTGCCATCCTGAAAGCCGAAGACACCAGCTCCCGGTGTGTGCCACTTAGGATCCCATTCCTTTCCTGGACTCgaccttctgtttccttcctgtctccatttgcACTGTGCCGCTGTCAGCTTATTGCTGTACCAAGATAGCATTTCTTAGATTGTTTCGGGTGTTCTCTGGGCCCGAGGGCTAAAACCTATAAAATAATtagtatttatgattttattgttttgtttgtttgttctggttttgtttttgccttacAGACCATGCCAGAGTGATCTCCGCCTTCTTTAACTATTGGATCACACATATTCTTCCTGAGAAGGAAACAGTGAATGAAGCAGCGTCTCTTTAAGAAGATCTGTCTGCTCTTTAACAAGAAGGTGTTAAATACAAATATGTCACGGACTGAACTTCATTCTTGTacagaaagatttattttctgtgtgagtCAAACACTGGAGACATTGAAGACATTTCTGCCTTATTAATTATTTCTGTGCTTGTATATAGTAATTAAGGCATTAGGTGGGAAATTGGAGTAAAATTGAAGTGTTTCACTTGcttattgttacatatgtattGAATTACTACATatcactggatttttttttctggtgtccaCAATAATTAAAAACggacattttattaaataagcaATATAATTTGAAGTTAtcatatttgttattaaaaatcaCCCTGTGTCTGAAAACCTTAGTGCCCAGGGAGGTGGCTTGGCATGTAGGAAGAGCTATGCTGTGCTGCCTGGAGTCCGAGCCCTGCAACCCAGAGCTGCTGCAATGTATGCATCTGTACCCCAGCCTATAGcaagatggaaggcagagatgggagaactCGCTGGAGGTTCCCCAGCCAGCTCGCCAGAAGCCTATAGTGCAGCAGCAAAAACACAGAGATCCCGCCTCAATAAGGAGGAAGGCAAGAACCTGTTCCTGAAAATTATTCTCTGTGATCccctgtggcatgtgtgcacccacactcacaaacacacacgcacatgcatgcacacacgaaataatactttttaaatgccGTGTTTATCACAAGTTTTATATTGGTAAAAAGGTTAAATAGTTTGGTTATAGCTGGACTTATTCTCTCTGATCGACATTAGAAATAGTATAACGTTTTTCTTGTTTCATCTCTCTTTGTATTACGGGAACACCCACCAGTTTTTAACGCTGAGCTCTAAAAGCGTTAGTCACCTGACAGCACAGGGGCTGAGGGAGACAAGGACTCACGAATCCTAGCTGTATCcatgaaaatataataagaataaaGTGAAGTTCATCGACTAGTCATTGTGGAGAGTAGTCAGTCCTCCCTGGCACCACTGCTGACCCTTCTCAAGTCCTCGCGTCATAAGTCGGTGCCACCATCCTAGCTCAAATGGAATCTTGTGTTggttgggggttttttttgtttgtttgttttttgagacaggtttctctgtgtagccctgactatcctggaactcgctctgtagatcaggctggcttcgaactcacagaggtccgcctgcctgtctcctgagttgGGGGGTTAAGGAGCCATCACCAccaactctttcttcccctttttttcaCTTGGATTTTTAAGTGTGGGCACAGTAAATGACAGACAGCATCGTGTCACAGTGTCAGCAGAGTAAATGTGTATTTCCTTAGGTCTTGGGCACATCTGTGGCTTTAGTTTTATGGTGGTTCGCAGCTCTCATAGGCTGTCTTCCCAACACAGTCGAATTTGCGCCGTCAGTGTGACCCGTGCTCCCGATGCATTGGTGAGTGGGATGCAGCCATTATCATCTACAAATGGCAAGTGTTCGATCTTAGAAGACAGATAAGTATTCTCATTTGAGTAATAAAGGTATTTCTGCCCCTCAGCCACGCCGTCCATCATCCACCACACTTCATAAGCAGCCCTAACTTGCCCgagctctgctttctgttttcctgtcagttaattttcataataaacttAGCTGTGGTCCCTTATCTATCATCGTtctgttaatcccagcacggcTTCTATGGCAtcgaaaacaaaaccccaaagaggAAAGATTACAGGTGGAAGAGGTTTGCTAAACAAAAAGAGCCAGATGACTGTGTTTCTCTTAAGGCAGATGGACTGCACTGTACCCTTAGAGGGGATGTGTTCAGATTCCAGCAGATATCCTTGGAGTGCTTGCCCGATACATGTCTGCGCATGGTGCCCACggaagccagaggagagcatcagatctcctggaacaggagttacagatgcttgtgagccactgtgtgggtgctgagaatgaactggggtcctctggggGAAAGAGCAGCAATTGCTCCTAAgtactgcgccatctctccaactcttaacactcccccccccacccaagaaAAGTAAGTTGCAACTCAGATTAATGACAGAAACAAGGCGAAACCATTTTCTGATAGCGAATTTGTTAAGTGGTATAGGGAAATCGTGGCAGGTATAATGTACACTGAAAAGGGAGAGGTTTCTAAGGAGAGCTTGTCTCAGTAGACTATAGCCAGACAAACTGAGGAATCTCTCAAAAGAAGTTTGGAGAGCAGAGGTGTTTTTTCAATTCTATTCATGGCCTTGCTAATGCTACCTGTGCTGTTCAACTAGAGATATTGGGAATTAATACAATGCCATTAAAGAAATGGTTGCTTTAGTTGTATTAAAGGACACAGCTAAATCAAAAGGTTTATATGAACAATAAAACATGTTGAAGCAGGTGCTGCAGAGAGAGGCTCAGCAGTGTAAGAGCAGTTGctaatcttgcagaggacccagctccgGTTCCTAGTACCCCCATTTTGGTTCACAATTCCGGGGGTCAGATGCCTTCTTTTGACTTTtgtaggcaccagacatgcacatggtgtatatatatacatacaagaaaaacatttatgcacataaaaaagaagttaaagtgACAAATCTTGTCCATTATCAGCATACCTTGTATACTTATTGCTGGTGTCCTGGTGACAGATAAAATAGAGGGACTTATAAAACTAATTGAAGCTGATACAATTTCTACCCAAAATTCACATTTAATGAGGTATCATGGCATAATACATCAAGAAATGTATACACAGAATCATTAAAAAATGGACATCATACAAATCATCAAGACTGACATTCATAAGAATCAAAGATTAAGTCATTGCCAATTCCAGAAATGCCTTAAAGCTGCACTGACTGCCAGTATCACTTACTTTTCGGAAGTAAGATAGCTAAGTTGAGTCCAGATATGACTTGTAACATATTATCATCTAGTCTTTTATGATATCAAAACAAAGTTTGTGCCAGAACTTGACAAtgaaaatagatatatagatttagcatttttattggatttaatTGTTTGTCTAAATGAATTAAGCATTTGTTGTCAAGATGAAAACCAACTTATCGATCCGCTTCAAACCATGACAACTTTCAGACGAAACTGAAATTACGGCAAGTTCCGGTTGAGGCCAGCAGTTTGATAGATGTTGATACACTGACTACATGCAGTGTTGTGGGAGGAAGATGTAACCTTGGTCTTTTTATTagattttcaaaacatttcataCAGTCCAAGAAATTATCAGTATTTAAGTCTATTTGACTCAATTTTTCAGCCAACTTAAATATATCCCCTGCCAATTTTCAAACAGATGTCAAGTGTTTCCAAACTGCATAGCACTGCAGTCTgacattcaaattttaaaaaagagagagagagagaaggtgggctagaattctctctgtagaccaggctgtcttgaattcacagagtttcgtctgcctcagcctccccagtgtgggattaaaggcatgcttcaccATGCTCAACAAGGAGAGGTTTTCTGTCTCTATTATAGGTCCCATCCTCCTGGAGATAGGTACCCACCTACTTCAGTCACAGGTTCATCCTCCTGGAGACAGCTGTCCCCTATTTCATAGTTGCGCCCTGTTCATGCCATCCTGTTTTGGCAGCCCCTATATGTGAGCAGCTGTTTTCAAGAATGGAACATACTTAGAACATACTTAGagcaaaatgagaacaaatatttGATGAGACTTCAGCCTTAAGAACGCACTGAGAACTACAGCCACATCTGTCAAACCAGGTATGGATGCCTTCCCTTCTCAGATACAATGGCAAGTATCCCGCTGGTTTTATGCCACCctcttttatattaaataaattaattaatgaagtTTTATTATATACGTGGGGTTTTGGTTAGTAATAGTAAACTTGGGACCTGTTTGCTTCATAGTTGTTACTATTTGGGCTGTCTTATCTGTGTTAGTGGTAGAGATCCTGAACATAATACACAGgtcttttttatgtgcattggtcttTGTTAGTATTTAGTGTGTTTAATATGTGCTCCAAGACATGCCATCCACTGTGGCCCAGTGAGGTCAGGGCTAGACACTGATATATATCATCTTGTCCAACAAATGAATGCACTGTTGATGGACAGGGTGTTCTGATGCACCGTCCCTTCACTGGGTTTCCCAGAAGCTCTGGACTCTCTTCTTCCTATCTCAAACCAAACGAGAGATCAGCTTTACTTTGTGatgtttcttctgttcttccagTGCGAAAAGTGTGGAACTGTCCCTCAGAAAGAGGAGTGGGAgagcagaaaaggggaggagggcagggatgTTTGCACACTGTGACGATGTGATGCTGTGATTGgcgtaataaaaagctgaatggccaatagctaggcaggtgaGATGGGCAGGACTTCCAGGCCAAGAGAgatctaggaagaagaaaggtggagtcaccagccaggcCCAGAGGAATCAGGATGGGCAGTCcagagtaaaggtaaccaagccacataaaagaatgtaggTTAAGAGAtatgggttactttaagttataaaaaccagttagaaacaagcctaagctaaggccaagctttaataattaataataaatctctggtCATTATCTGTGAGCtgtgacccaaagaaaaactgTCTACAGTGAAGGGGTATGGAAGGTGCCCATGACCAAGGTAtagaatatacatgtgtgtaaattTCATATGAGTCCTGTTATTCCCCACACTTTATGCTACCTTTTAAAACAACCCTAGAAAGGCGGGGCTAGGTTGTGAATGACAGAAAGAATGATGATTAGAGGCAGTACACCTGGACCTAGTCTTCAGGCACGAGTTCATTCAGCCCTCCGTCTCTTCTATGCATAAAGTCCCATGTTTGTTTCTGACGTAACACGCTTGATTCTCAGTTTTAGTCTCTGCTGCATTTATCCTTGGTCATGTCTAGGGAACAGCTCCAAATCAAACTGAGGCAACTTTGATGCCTCCTTTCCTGGTGCCTGCCAGTTGCTTCTTCAGGCACCTATGCAGGGTTAAACATTAGTGTGGAGCGGGGAAGGGGGTGACAGGGTGAGGGCAGGCACAATAATCATAACTCATAACTTTTGCATCTAATTCTATCCCAAACAGAGAATTATATAGAAGCAAAGCTTGTCTGTACTACATTAGGATAACCATGGCTAATCTGTTTATCCTGCTATGATTGAAGTCAATAGTAATGAGATCAGTTTCTCTCCTACAGTGTTGCAAACTGTGCCTGCCGCCCACTTAATCTCTACAAATCCttcagaagacaaagaaaaggaagctcTTAAGAATATAGGGAAGTCTTATGAGATTGATTATGATGATTATGCCTAAAAAGGGGGGGGACAGTGTTTTCTAACTTGCTCACACTCAACTGATTGATGTTGGTGTCGTTTGCACAAACCAGAGTGGCAACAGCAGGTGAAGACCCCTCCCTACCTGTGCTGGTGCCCAGCATTGCTGCTTCCATAGCTGAACTGTGCTGAGCTCCCCACACACGAGCACCACCCGATCCATCCTGAGATGTCCTCCACCTAACCCTGAGTGTGGATTCTGCCTCCAGGGCACTGTATTCTAGAAACCCCTGACAAATGCATTTCTCTTCCTTCAAGCATGTCTATGGAGCATGGACATGCGTACTTCAGCCACAGAGAGCCCTGTGCAGTTCCAAGAGGCTGTACATCCCCTGCTCCAGAGACTTTAAGCAATGTGGTGCTACAGTTTTTCTTCTGCTACCTAATAAATAACCAGAAATATTATTTGAGACGACCCTGTTTTGCAGCCCACTATGTCTGCTAGTCAGATCTGGCTACAGCTAGCCTAGGTACTCTGCTATGGGGTCTTGAAAAGACTAAAGATTGTGCATGGCTGCTTCAGATTCCACTCCTGTGATTGTAGGACTGGGGTCCTGTTTCCTATTTGGCTCTCATATGCATCCTCTCTCGACTTCTCAAGGCTGAGTCCCAGCCTCGATGCTttggggagacagttcagtcCAAAGCTGTGggaaaggctgagaaagaagtGGCAGATGGGAAAGAACAGGCTCTGTCTGTTTAGCGGCCTTTATCTCCAGGCCTGCCACTTTCTAGGCTCACATTGCTGCCTCCAGATACTTTACCTCTCGGCAGCACAACCTAAAACTGCTCCCTGTTTTGACGGGACACACTGCTTGCTCTTCACTCCTGTTCCCCATCTTCCCTGGCTCTTTCCCTCTCTTACCTCTTTCCTGGATGACATCACCAAGACCCATGACTCTGGGTCTTGGTGGAACCAAGGACCAAAGTCCAGGGGAGGCCTCAGACTGATCTGTTGCTCTGGTGTCTGGTAAGTTGACATTTGCCCTGAGCTGTGTTGTAATTGATTTCCCAGATCTGCCTACCCAAGAACTGCTGATGTGACATCTAGTGGGGGAGTATTTTACCTGAGGCCCCTAGTACATGATAGTCTCTTGATTGTGTGCCCTGTGGTGTTTACTTGTACCACACATCTCTGTTATCAAGTGTGGTCATAACTAGTGGCTATGAAATAATCACAGGTCGAAGGCAACAGCTTCCTTAGAGCAAGGGTGCCTTGGGAATTGGAAAACCTTCTACCCGTCAAGAGAAATAATCAATGCTCTGCTCCCTCAGAGGACATGGAGCATGTAAGCCTCTACCTCATGTGCACACTAGGCCTGCTGTAAACAGCCCATCAATCCAGACAGcctcctgagcctcagtttccactcTAAAGGTGGGGGATGGTAATAGCCTGATGTATctgtcttagctacttctccactGCTGTGATAAGACTCCAGGACCAAGACACCTTACAGGAGAAAGAGTTGATTGtttagtttcagaggttagaATCTGtgaccatcatgacagggagcatggcagatgcaccaggcagcaggcaggcatggaccTGGAGCGGtacctgagagctcacatcttaatccataaacaa containing:
- the Erich1 gene encoding glutamate-rich protein 1 isoform X2; its protein translation is MSAHRKHVFTEKVLKRLFPDVSSGQDKGTPQPAALETPPENATPEAVQHTHVHRLADGDIKIQPERRLYTVSLPPPGYVPSPPEPASCANSENASSGHDTEEPDLQDQPKRKRIRRHKSKKNIQNLNDVVLKQAELETQPGLLQEKMHPQLPDAPMMSKNKRKKLKKKLQLRRKREAGSIAKPCGISFLYQPESGSEAEGDGIAGGETEEDQEGSVTGATQEDIKLANSKADSILSFLRSTQEIYFYDETSKDFDPSVCVETTEELLHLLESRSMPASDVLILDHLKTLLLLQDTERLQSALKMFPEHCVMPPDHARVISAFFNYWITHILPEKETVNEAASL
- the Erich1 gene encoding glutamate-rich protein 1 isoform X1, which codes for MSAHRKHVFTEKVLKRLFPDVSSGQDKGTPQPAALETPPENATPEAVQHTHVHRLADGDIKIQPERRLYTVSLPPPGYVPSPPEPASCANSENASSGHDTEAEPDLQDQPKRKRIRRHKSKKNIQNLNDVVLKQAELETQPGLLQEKMHPQLPDAPMMSKNKRKKLKKKLQLRRKREAGSIAKPCGISFLYQPESGSEAEGDGIAGGETEEDQEGSVTGATQEDIKLANSKADSILSFLRSTQEIYFYDETSKDFDPSVCVETTEELLHLLESRSMPASDVLILDHLKTLLLLQDTERLQSALKMFPEHCVMPPDHARVISAFFNYWITHILPEKETVNEAASL